The following proteins come from a genomic window of Rutidosis leptorrhynchoides isolate AG116_Rl617_1_P2 chromosome 10, CSIRO_AGI_Rlap_v1, whole genome shotgun sequence:
- the LOC139872715 gene encoding uncharacterized protein codes for MATEPKDIRKLNLSAPLLSTRRPNGPIIQSNSQAASGDSNNRVPFAWELSAGKPKDMETDQPIVDFPVPTPQPPPGWKLVENEDDGNDVFSDAIDTFSLSAAIDLVESTETAKRNSRMLDGVSLDSGGNQSPGFIIQRFLTDAKALAISSGLPIPKNISNQPENYKPQIMDNSHKGCGLGFHGLFPWRTKHKPPCSVKSPVRVTSASVKSQWKWKPKPK; via the coding sequence ATGGCTACAGAGCCAAAAGACATTAGAAAACTAAATCTCAGTGCACCATTATTGTCAACTAGACGACCCAATGGACCAATCATTCAATCAAACTCACAAGCCGCTTCAGGGGATTCAAATAACAGGGTTCCTTTTGCGTGGGAATTAAGTGCAGGTAAGCCAAAAGACATGGAAACTGATCAACCTATCGTTGATTTTCCAGTCCCAACGCCACAACCACCACCAGGTTGGAAACTTGTGGAAAATGAAGACGATGGCAACGATGTTTTCTCAGATGCGATCGACACGTTTTCATTGTCTGCAGCTATTGACTTGGTGGAGTCAACAGAAACGGCGAAACGGAATAGTCGTATGTTGGATGGAGTAAGTTTAGATTCAGGTGGGAATCAGTCTCCTGGTTTTATCATTCAGAGGTTTCTTACAGATGCAAAAGCTCTTGCAATTTCATCAGGTTTACCTATTCCAAAGAACATTAGTAACCAACCCGAGAACTATAAGCCTCAAATTATGGACAATTCACATAAAGGGTGTGGTTTAGGGTTCCACGGTTTATTCCCATGGCGCACGAAGCACAAACCACCATGTAGTGTCAAAAGTCCGGTTAGGGTAACTTCTGCAAGTGTTAAATCTCAATGGAAATGGAAACCAAAGCCAAAGTAG